One window of Uloborus diversus isolate 005 chromosome 3, Udiv.v.3.1, whole genome shotgun sequence genomic DNA carries:
- the LOC129219255 gene encoding mite allergen Der p 7-like: MKGLCVVLVIAVLACVRAEDDELIQRINGWADEFIEKATNDSGGFIDPLPLDNLGKSFEREVGFVKVKGEAKLYDGKIFGLSSLKRVGDAVAIDLEDFYIISTTLTFKKIHATYKGTVTVNNIGPQVTLDAKVGRSKVSMFLTAPAEGGKAELMSFTIHEMKDIRVNIKGLGPMGWSASIISTLVLNAMEKQVAKAASVAVFEHFSKEIDKVPFPGPTEQ, translated from the coding sequence AATTGATACAAAGAATCAATGGTTGGGCTGACGAGTTTATAGAAAAAGCCACCAACGACAGCGGTGGATTCATCGATCCTCTTCCTTTGGATAATCTAGGAAAAAGTTTTGAACGAGAAGTTGGATTCGTAAAAGTTAAAGGTGAAGCCAAACTTTACGACGGCAAAATCTTCGGCCTTTCATCCTTAAAAAGAGTAGGAGACGCTGTAGCTATTGACCTCGAAGATTTTTACATCATTTCAACCACCCTCACCTTCAAAAAGATTCATGCTACTTACAAAGGTACGGTAACAGTGAATAACATTGGTCCTCAAGTCACTCTGGATGCTAAAGTTGGCCGATCCAAGGTATCGATGTTCTTGACAGCTCCAGCAGAAGGAGGGAAAGCTGAGTTGATGTCTTTTACTATTCATGAAATGAAAGATATTCGTGTCAATATCAAAGGTTTAGGTCCCATGGGATGGTCGGCTAGTATCATTAGTACGTTGGTTCTGAACGCTATGGAAAAACAGGTCGCAAAAGCAGCTTCAGTTGCAGTCTTTGAACATTTCAGCAAAGAAATTGACAAAGTACCATTCCCCGGGCCTACTGAACAATAA